taaattttcagagacttaaatgtccgcaaaccaaaaaattaagaattgttttgtccttttctctaaaaaaataaaataaaaaaagataaaaaaataaaaaaaagaagaagcagcaacaaaaaataagaaagtgaaagaagaagacttttgaattatacagaattaattaaaaaaataacaccaaaatttcttaacaataataTATAGATATCTATCTTAGTTTTGATATCGAAATTTCGGTATCACTTTAAACAAATTTCaatgttattatttttgtttttatccaTAATTCAATCAATAAGTGTGAATCTGTATTCATTTAACTAAATAAGATTTTAATACATGTTCATTTAAATTTAATATGAGAAGTAATACTCCTAAAAGAAGATTTAtaagagcaaaagaaaagaaaaaaagaaaaaaaatgtaacattaaaaaaatatttatgtgttttataacaaaattttgatgttaaaattatgaaattttgaTCCTATTTTTGTTTATGGTAAAAGCTTATTAATCCAGTAAGTGTAACTCAAAAAATTTTTGTCacggtaaaaaaaaaattggtattatTTTCTGATAAATTTTGTATAACTCAAAACTCCTCCTCTGATCCCCTTCTTCTTCATcataaacatatatttttttaacttttcataatttttttgttttatcttcataacaagaataaaaacaaaacaaaaaaaataaacaaaaaaaaacatatataatacTGTAAAAATtaccaaaaagagaaaacaaaacaacaatagtaaaataataaaagaacaataatgacaaagaaatatataaagaagaacgcaaaaaaaaaagcacaaaaaaaacgccaaatataaaaaaatagcgTGTTCACGTATACTAGTAATTAATAGAGTTGGTTTTTATCAGATATAAACCaacttaattaaacttaatttccaaaaaaatttaaatgtataacATTATTCAAAAACTTTCATTTTATATAAAGATGTGACAAACGAATAGAATAGAACtatataaattttgttaattaaataccAGTAATATCTTCGATTATATCCATCTTCACCTTATTTTTTCTtgatctaaatttaaaatttttaattcttgatccattatttaaaaaatgaaaccagggtattaattatgaatttaattttgataaaaatagttttataagtgtttttaattatgtaacgctatatcaataaaaataattactttttacattatattaattatataaatggtCATTCAAAAAAACAGATATAAATTGTAGAACTGCATATAACGTTTTATATtatcaatttattaaaattaaactcatttattttAGATAATCAAAATTGATGGTTCTATATGAActtgagaaggggggttgaatcaagttggtttaaaatttagagtttcaAACTCTGTTGCAGTGGAAGTTTAAGTTGCAGGAGATTATTTGAAATTATCTTATACGCAGAACATTAAAAgagcagagaagaagagaaaggaggccagcatgtatcctggttcgaaTTCTCAGTGCCATGaatcctacatccagtctccaccacaaaccatggtgaaattttcactataattCTCAGGTTACATACATCAATACTAATGAATTACTCcctaattcaactagtatctacccCTAAGCTTTCTTCACTAAAGTTTAGCAACCCCAAAGTACTGTCCCAACTTGGAAGGGGAATCTACCAAATTCAGTTCtcaccaagtgctaacccaacttggtaAGGAAAACTAATCCTAGTTCATACACCAAAATTACATCAGAAAAACAGTGGCTATTTtgcatcactcttgccttttctctcttggcttttgaaCCTCACATAAAAGCCTCTTCTCAAAACAGAAAATAACGCAAGACAGTCATAACACTAAGATCagaattaagcttgagtagaagaaagagatttTTCAACTCTGTGTTAGAGATGGTGCTTTGAGTGTGTAATCTCTCTTTCTTGACTTGAAATGTTGAAGTGATGCTACTCTTATCGAATCAGATTGCTCTtgcctcttcctttttcttgtccCAGCTACCCGTTGGGACTTTCTCTGAGGGCATGCAGTCCTTGCTCATCTGCTCCACTAACGCTGCTTGTTAGAGGTCTGATCCACCAACCTCTGTTGTCCTTGGAGCTGCTGTCTTCCTTGGCATGCAAAGCACTTTCATTTTTGAGCCATTCCAACTGCTGTCCATAGCTCTACGTTTTTGTTTTGCTCTTCTAAACTTGCTAATGATCTTCTGCATTTTGATTTGATGATGTCTTTTGTGTAGTGGCATTGTCCTTGTGTGTTGTTCTTTTCCTAGAGCCACAACTGTCCTATAATAGTGCCAAATATCCCAttaccttttttcttcttttgttcaaACCATGAACTTGCGGATCTCTCTCTTGGCTCATAGGTTCTGATTAGTTTCTTCATTAACTTGTAATGGGCTGAAGCTTTGGAGTTGTAACACTTGAAATTACTGAAGCAACATTAACTTGAGCTAAAGCAACATGTAAATGGGCATGCATCACTTAGCATACACATTAAACAAACTTGGGCTTTAACCCAAggaatgtttgtcatcatcaaaatCAATCTTAACTCAACAAAAATTAAAGACCCAAATTTGGTATCTTATTATTTCTAtccatcaaaaaataaaaagtgaattaaTTATCCTTAATTGCTAATGCAATTAATCAAAAGAATAGTTActcaataattaataatattacccGAACtgattttctatatatatattaacaaattAGACTAGAATATGAAATTTGacactaaatatatataatttaatttattttttatattaataactaattttaataattaattttaatataaatgtaGCATAGTTAGTTTAAATATGagacaaaaactaaaaaaaatattagtgaccTAACATTTCTCTAGACAGAAAATGCGGCTACCGGAATAATTCGATCACAGGTCTCCACCGCTAGTGTCCTATCTCAAAATCCAACTTCAAAACAAAGATTGCAACAAAGCATACTCAATTATAATTTGTCATCTGATTTTCTGGTGTGCAGTGTAGTTTCTTGTTAAGTTAAAGAGTATATGATCCACCTAAGAAGCTGTTTGGAATCTTAACAATTTTTGGGTGATCGAGCAGCACCATATTGCAATCTTAATTAAGTCTGAACTAATAATGCCTAAATTTAGAACTTAATTATTACAAAAACGAAATATCCAGAAAACCATCTTGACAAACATGAAAACCAATCGCGTCCATGAATATTACTAACAACTTACTTAATTCTCTGTTATTCCTCCTAACAAATTAAGCAGTAGAACAAgctataaagtataaactattttctttaaattattattccCTACTCTTGTGTTGCATGCTTGAATAATATTCCATTATTGAATCATGAATTCCTCTCATAAAAGTTACGTGTCCTTAGAGGATAATAATAAAGACAAGAAAAGGAGTCCTCCGCCTCCGCCGCCGCCTCGCGACCACGGCGGATGTTGTTGCTGGTTCATGAGTTGCATTTGCTGGTGCCTCTGCTTCATGCTACTTCTCTGTGTGATATTTATGGCGGCGGTTGCCATCATGTACTTCATTTTCCGCCCTCAGATTCCGGTGTACGGCATTGACAGTCTCCAAGTGAAGGCTTTCGAAATGCGAAACGACAGCAAGCTTTACACTGAAATGGCGGTGGTTGTGAGGTGCGAGAATCCGAACAAGAAGATTGGATTCAAGTATGGAGAAGATAACTCGGTGAGCATAATCTATTCGGATGGGGAGCTTTGCGcgggaaagtttgaatctttcttgcaGGCGGCAAAGAGCACGGTGATGATTAATATGACGCTGAAGGGGGAGAGGGAAGTGGATTCGAAAGAGAAAGAGCAGTTTATGGCGCAACAGAAGGAAGGGAAGATTCCTTTGGTGCTGATTTGGAAGATTCCTGTAACCCCTGTGATTGGCGGGAATATTCATCAGCTATGGAATGTTAGCGTTCGTGCTAATTGTTTAATGGTTGTTGATAATATCCAGAAAGATAAAACGCCTAATATCTCTCACAAAGAATGTACCTTTGCTGCTCATTTCTGGAATTAAATCATACCAATAAGCTTGTTTAACTTGTCTTATGAATTATGATAGGATGATGATTACTCTTGTAAGATAATAGTTTAATCATATCTAATAGATGATGAGAATTTGTATATATGAAGTAGAATATGCATGAGAATTGATAAATGCGTTTCTACTAATAGTACAAAACaccaaattaaaattgaaacatgTTATTgtgatcaaacaaagaaatgtgttatatacttatatctcAACTATAATGCCTTTCATATTGGGTGAAAACTgtagaataattatttttgtgtacAGTTGATaattattagatgataatttaattaaatataataaattattttacgtttttagttattaattttatataaaaataattgcatGTGAGTATATGAGAATGGGACTTCTATTATTCTTTTATTCTATCTGATTGAACTTCAATTACTTTTTTGATTTCTAAAAGAATGAATGGATATTCCttgaatatttttctttttggttgttgAAATGCCaaatttgtttttgtatttttatcatTTAGTAAGCATCTTGTATTTCATAAAAATTGGGGGCGATATAATTTTCGGGCATTAAAATACGTTTCAGACGCGGATGATTTTGTCGTAATTttaattagtataatttagtATACTTAAAAggaataaataatttttgaaaccTTTTATTAAAGATGTATTTAActatcaattattattattattattattattttccagttatgtagaaattttttttgaaaaattggttcAATTATATTAGTACTTAGCTGAAGGTAATTTATAAACAaagttaacaaaagaaaaaaaaaacaacccaCAAAATCGATAGAAAGTGTATTAATTTTTAGCAATTATTTACGAGAGATGCAATCTTAATTAATTATCATAAcactttgtatttatttattagaaaaataatttaactttGTCCAAGGTatcgaaaattaaaaatttatgtaaaataaaaaaaaattaaaatacatgcgTGAAATATAAAATGTaatatgattaaattttaaaatcattttatCTATTAAAAAATGTTCAAAATCAATTGctaatcataatataaaaaactttaaaatttttaaatcaaaatttttgctAATTTTCAGTTTGAAAATAAATCCATTTAAGAAATACTAATATACCCAATCCATTTAATCTAACCTTATACCTTATCCAATATATATTATTGACATATTATTTAAGAAGACAGAACAATAATCCAAGACAATTAGATAAAGATGAATATTTGGAACATCATTC
This region of Arachis hypogaea cultivar Tifrunner chromosome 8, arahy.Tifrunner.gnm2.J5K5, whole genome shotgun sequence genomic DNA includes:
- the LOC112705276 gene encoding NDR1/HIN1-like protein 6, whose translation is MNSSHKSYVSLEDNNKDKKRSPPPPPPPRDHGGCCCWFMSCICWCLCFMLLLCVIFMAAVAIMYFIFRPQIPVYGIDSLQVKAFEMRNDSKLYTEMAVVVRCENPNKKIGFKYGEDNSVSIIYSDGELCAGKFESFLQAAKSTVMINMTLKGEREVDSKEKEQFMAQQKEGKIPLVLIWKIPVTPVIGGNIHQLWNVSVRANCLMVVDNIQKDKTPNISHKECTFAAHFWN